In Anabas testudineus chromosome 12, fAnaTes1.2, whole genome shotgun sequence, the genomic stretch CTCATAAAATATTGGACAAGTGAGTCCAGTTCCATTccttttgctgtagactgaaaacatttgggtttgacatcaaaagatgaatatgagaaaaaagattaacatttcagctttttatttccaggtgtttacatctggatgtgatacacaacttagaagatagaTGTGTATCGTctgaacccacccatttttcacgtgagcaaaagtattggaaatgTAGacttaaaacagattaaagtaaGTAAGACTTAACATTTAGCTACAAATCATTTGCTTATtataactgcatcaagcctgtgacccactgacatcaccaaattttgccttcttcttttgtgatgcttttccaggctttcactgcaggcTCTTttagctgttgtttgttttggggggttATTCCCTTTAGTCTCCTCTTTTGCAGACAAAATGCTCTATAGGGTTTATGTTTGGAGACTGACTTGTACAGTCTGATACCTTCCACTTCTTGCCCCTGATAAACTCCTTtgctgttttgtgtcattttcttgCTGCATGCTAAAAGGATCTCTtaatcagtttggttgcatcgttctttaaattggcagacaaaatgtttccatagAGTTCTGAAGTGATTTTGCTGCTGCCctcatgtgttacatcatcaatgtAGATTACTGCACCTGTCCCAGAAGTagccatgcagcccaagccatgacactGACATCTGTTACTACAGTaaaccagtggtttctttcttcttcagagTGAttcaaatggttgtactggctatggccaatgtttgtgcaatggctctgattgattttctctgtgctctgaGCTTTATAATGGCTTGTTTGTCcacccatagacagctctcttgttttgatgttggttACAactcttaactataaatgcaaaCTGAACAGGCAAAGCctaaatctgaaactgagcgtagacattcagtgctatttattgtttgaataaccAATCTAATAAACACACCTGGGCAATAAAACACACCAGTCGCATGGTTAGGTAGGTTCCAAAGGTAgactcacatgaaaaatgggttcAAACTAAAGGTGCCATCTTCTAAGTagtgtatcagatccagacttaaacacctggaaataaaagctaaaatgttgatcttctgtctcatattcatcttgtcagtctacagcaaaaataaaggacctggcctcactgttccaatacatgtggaggggagtgtatttatgtgtattaGTCTATTCAGCTGGGATTATATAGAATGTTTGCATTATTgtagatttttaaatgaatataatGCCATTTTTTCCATTGatctatagatatatatatacttatatataatataatatatatatatatatatatatatatatatatatatatatatatatatatatatatatatatatatatatatatatacttaatAACCCGTAATGGCAAAGTAACAACACAGCTTTAGATATTTATGTGTGCAACACTTTATTGTTGTGATATTAAACCAAACCTACCATGATGCCAGTATCCGAAATATATGGAGCTTCCGTATTCTTAAGTACTTTCATTATTTATGGGCTGCACTAAAACCACCACAGCATAAATTATCGCCACTCACCTGAACACCACTTTCTCCATGTCAAAGGTGTACTCTATGATACCCGTTGTGGGTACACGGACCCTCAGGACATCCTGCTGGGTTGGCAGATAAGCAGTATCAGCAATTCGGTCTATGTCATTCAGATAGCTAGtaacacaggaagaaaacacacgGTCAGGTAAATGCAAACTAAACCAGTAAATAAGTGTGTCTCAAGACAGTTATTAGTAAGTAAGTAGTGTTTCTTGTAAGCCTTTTGTAAGCAACCGTAAATGGAATAACCACAGAACTCAAACCCTCTGCGTGCATTAAACAATGACACAGTAGAAAATATTTGGCACTGTCTGATGAGATAATAGTCTCTGTTCGCACTCACTATTTGGCTGAGTCCGAGAGTTGGTATTCTCTCTTTCGATGGTAGCATTCCTGAATCCCTGGGTCACTCCACAGGCTCTTGATGGCATCCACGTGCAGGTTTGTTAATGTTGTCACATTCTCCCCATCGACTGCATTGACAATACTGGCATTGGCCTGAGCAACAacagagaaattaaatgaaattaatggCGCAACCCATCACTTCCAGTGAAGTGATTGCACTTACTCCAACTCTGTGGCAAAACTGGTAAGGATGTAGACCTTTTGCCTTGAACTCATTATCATCTTCACCATTATCAAGTCGCCATATAGGTATAATTTCTATATGCAACTTAAGTTGGTGTTTAAGCCCTCCCATtctctgctttgctttgttgTCCTACTGTTTGCTAGGCTCCACCAATCAGCACAGCCCTTCAGATGaatcattatcaaattacaataattgGGAATGCTGCtaaacaaagcatttttttctcaACTTTGATGGCTTTGAAGGACATGCCTCgctcaaaaacctttagaagtGAATATCTCTCcatatttctatttctgctaaaacaatatatatattttttaagttgGATACTGTAGCTTTCCAGGAGGAAGGCTGCTGTGTGTACAACTTATTCTTGGATTCTGGCTTGATGTTCACTTTTACATCTCTGCCTCATTCAAACATGTCAGATTTTTACTTATCCACCCTAAATAACCTAATTTATGTCTGATGAATCATAAATATTTTCATGACTGCACATCATTTGTGGACCCAGAGTTCAACAGTTCAGCCAGAAAAGCTGAGCACACTTCACAACACAAGTCAGCACAAGATCTTCGGAGTACTTTAATAGTCATTTATGGGTGAACTATTACTTTAAGTCTGTTTACTTCCATCTGTTGCTGCTGGGGACTTTGGTATCATGACATAAGAGGATTAGGTTTGCATCAATAAATGTCCTTATTGTACACAGACCTATTGCGTGCTATTGTCATTTTGTTGATGAGAAGCTGTGTTTGATGTGATAAAAAATGTCTAGGAGCGGCTATACTGTGGCAACTCCGATGTTATGAAATTGGTACACACTGTAAATGGGTTTAATGAGTTTATTACGCCACTATAAATGCTGATGAAACCAATGCAGTTTGATGGGCCATATCTGAAATTCCCACCAAAGGCTGCCCATGTATTCAACTAGCTATactctctcttttcattcatgtttgaaaaaacagatttcatggCTTCACTGCTTCACTTCTCTCATGATCCCGTTCTTTTCTTAGGAGAAATGACGGGACAAATCTAGGGGGGGTGCTTAGAAACGTTGTCTAGTGTTGGTTTTTAGTCTTTCCTGAACTGTTATTCTCTACATTCTCTGCCCTAGATTCACTCAGATAAAATATTTCATCATAATATTAACAAATTACGCACTCATACCATGAAACTTTCAACATGCGCAGTTCAAAATGATAATCGAGGAGTTTGGACAACACAGACTAAATAAGATACATTTCAATGTCTTAATTGCTTTAATGGAACTGGCTGCTAACATACACTACACAGCCAAGTTAATagtttattgtttgaatttctAATGTATCGTTAATTGCAACCTCCACAATACACTTGTATAATTATGTTCGCTTGTATAGTGGACGAGTCTGAGAAAGAGTTCATTCTGTTGTTTGGAAATCAAGTGCTGTTGGAAACCCGTACTGCATAAAATTTATAACATCAGCTTAAGAGCGTACATGTTTGCCAGCggtctttttaaagaaaaaaattaaagaagTTAACAATGTAACTGATGGAAGCAGTGCCATTTTGCTTGGTAATCTAAACTGTGGATGATGGGTTCAGGTGGGGCCTCACAGCGAGATTAcctggtgactctaaattgcagGTGTGAGTGTGGATGGTAGTCCGTCTCTATGTGTTGGCCGTGTGCTAAACAGAGACTCGGTGGATAAAAGGAGACTGGACTGGACAGGACTTTCTAAATGATACTGAAAGGATCAAATTCTGATTACAACAAGACTCAATTTGCAGGGTTTGTGATGCTCATAAAACGTTTTAAGCCACTCCTTATTCAATAATCATTTATTGGAAAAACCCTTTGGGCCGCTGCGAATCACATGATGAATGCAGAAGTTACAGCAATGTGGTTGTGGCCACTACGACAAAATTGCATCACAGCCCAGTGCTGTTCCTGGGGGCTTGCCTGTGCCTGTTACAGTTGCTAATCTGAAATTGGACAATCTGATGACTTCTACCACCAGCAGATACCCAATATAGTAATATAGGCCTCCTGTTATCCTGTGAGCTTCCATATAATTTAATCTTTACTGctgacaaaaaaacatgctgACTCAGATATGGTAAATTCTGCAAAAAGCCCAAAACAGCCACATACACGACACATGAAATAAAGTCGTATTGCCTCAGCTTTACCTGTAACATGTACTAGTATAGCACATCAGTATGAGCCAACAATTTTGTGTGATGAATACAATCCTGCCGTTGGTATGACTCCAGATTCCTGTATGATTAATGGGGAGTTctgtctcccttcctcttctgcCGCTTAACTTGTTTTTGGCTCAGGACTGCCTGTCTTTACTTGCCTGCAGCGCAACAACTTGTGTACATTCCAAAAGACAGCCTGCTCCTTAAGTAGGCAAAAGTGTCTGGCAGCAGGAATGCAAAACTAAACAGCGTTACAAAGTACCAGAAGTATTTCATTTTGAATTCAAAGCAACAGACAATGCAGAATTGGTCAGTGTCGAAGACCGTAAACCTTGCACATGCTTCTATGAGACAGTTTGTGGTAAAACCTCTTTCGCAATCGATTTCTGTGAAATAAAGGCACAGCTGCACAATTTTACCTTGTTCTGTTCATACTTGTAGGGGATCTGTAACGTGTTCATGGCCTGGATCATGGCCTGCATGGCTGTAAAGATGTTCTGGAAGACCAGCCTGGTGTAGCCTTTTCTGTCCTCATCAGAGTATCCACGGCCATGAATGATCCTCATCTGCTTGATGAAAGTGCTCTTTCCACTTTCACCAGTTCCTgttcacaaaaacatacataagatcactgtacatacatatacagaaGGATAGAGCTGAATAGTAGTTTAGCATCTACACTACAATTCCAAACTTTGGGGTCACTTATTGCATTTCATTGCCTTTTAAATTGACTACTGTGTGCTAATAGTCTCTGTACACCTATGtgtatatattgatatattcaatttaaaaaacagcatttatagCTAAGACAtaacttttaaattaacaaagTCTACATTTTACTTCTAAGTTATggtagtttgtattttgtactgtaaataaatccCATTAAAAGACCCAAATCAACAACATGTACGGTACATCGCTGTCCTGTCTGTTGCTCTTTTTCACTGGATATTACAGCAAATGTAAATCTGTCAACACCTCACAAATATATGAATTTATATTAAAAGATGATTTCCCTAAACAGCTCAACTCTGTAGCATTTAGCAAACATTACTCCAACAGGAACAACTtgtatattattgttttatgcCACAGATATATTTGGTTTTTGTGGTGCATTAGTGAGAATCAAGGATCGACTCAAACTAAAACTACGTTTCCCATTTTCTTAGAAGTGAAAGAACTTTTCTGACTTGCTGATATATTTTTTGGCAATACCAGTCTATCAGTTAGTCCATGATAGCCTATGATCTGAGCATACAAGCATGCTGATGATAGCATTTATCTCTACATTACAGCGTCACAGTTACTAGCATTCAATACATGAGCAATAATTAACGATGAGGTCAGTTCGTTGTTAGTTTTCACGTATTAATCAGGCGTGTATCTGTATCAGAACACTTCTTTCTTAACTCTCCCTGTTGTCTGTATTGTGTGTGAAGCACTAATGTTTCACTCTAATGCAATCTCGGTCTTAACTAATTTACCATAACCGGGTTGTTTCTTGCTCTTGAAAGCCGTGTGTCTCGTGTTTATTCACCGAGTTATACATACTGCTGTAGAAATACTACAAACAGTACTTTGTCTTCTCACCACTCTGCCTTTATCTTTAATCAACATCTTAAGATGATGCAAATGTCACATATTTATCTAATAAAATGGACTAAAGTGTGTGTCTACTCAGTAGTTATAACTAGTGGTAGAAGCACTAcactaatacatttatttgacaagTTCAAATTAGCCCCAACTCAACCAGCCACAACAGTAAAACTGATAATGGTACTGCTGTACTGTGACCAGATGCAGTAGCATCATTTTTAGAGTGCACATTACTGTAACTGTTCATATTCCACCAGAAAGACATAATTAAACACTCAAGTTCCTTCCTAGTTCAATTAAGTAGAGGATACGTACTGTACATCTATGTATTTACTTGGTAAGGAGCTTTAATTAATTCCAccaatatgatataatatatcATAAGTGggtttgatttcatttttttcttaattgatTACCACTTTTTGGAGGATGAACGTTAACTACCTGAGGCACTGAGCAGAGCATGGTGCAGGGTAGCGGAGTGAGGCAGAGGGTTGATGGGGAGGGCTGGGTGGAGCAGAGCTGGATGACTTCAGTGCTAGCTGAAGTCGCATATTGCAGCTTTATGTAATGAATCAAGGGAGGTGACGGTGTGAGCTTACAGTATGTTAGTGACAGAGGGATCTATCATCCTCATCTGGCACTTTTGTGACCAAAGAAAATGATAATGTAGCATTTACTGACTTGAAACACATAATTCATCTGAGCTTATTAAACTCTTTTAAAGTTGCTCATATGATAACAGGACAGATAGTTGCACAAAGGAGAAATGACCTCTCCTGACCCCTCTCCACTGAGTGCCAGTATtcagtttagtttccacagtaattTGAGTACAACTCATTTAACTCTATTTAACTAACTGGGGCCCCTTGTTGACCCCATCAGAAACATCTAGAGCCGCCCCTGTCATTATGTTGAAGTATTACATTATACAAAACCAATAGTGTCCAGTGTTGCTTTCACTTTGCTTGATTTTAGTTGGTTTTAGTAGATAAGATTGATAAACGAATAACAGATTATTACTGTGTCATCCATGCGTCTTAGCCAAAACCCTTTCAGCTCTGCTTCTAATCTAGTCCAGGACTAGTACATGAAAACTCTCGTGTCGTCTCTCACCGAGCAGCAGGAGCTTGAACTCCCGTCGGGACTCCTTCTTGCACCGGCGGAGCTCCCTCTCTATCTCGTCGTTGATCCTTCGAGCCTCTTTGGCCTCTGGGCTGAGGCAGCAGGCTCCTATGGAGCTGAGGATCATTACTCCTGGATAACGCTTCACCTTCAAaaggcgcgcacacacacacacacacacacacacacacacgcgtaaTGTTGATTATACAGGAAGGAAAAGTGCTGCTCATCCTTAAGTCAATTTATTTTGATTAACCCCTCCTGAGTTCAAACTGTGTCCATTAAATCAGTTTGATCCTGAGCTGGAAACAAGCTTTGAACAAACCTAAGTTCAAGGAAGTGGTGGAGATGTTATTTCTCAGGGCTGTTTGTGAACCATCGTTTCTCTGCTGTGAAGAGGAAATTCACTTTATGCAACAACGTAAACAAACTGAAGCAgccacttttctttctttctgtttttacctcTTGCTGTAGCGGAGCTCCGGGcgtggtggtgctggtggtggtgctggtggtggtggtgcaggAGAAGTGGCGGTGTTTTACTTGATTGCGctacaaaatgacacaaaaacgGCGAAAGTCATTCTCCACTGAAAACCAGCCCGACTCCACGGCCACACTTTGAGGCTTTATTGTAGCTGAAGCTCGGTGTGATCCTCCTCAGCGTCCCGTGTGCTTTGACCTGGCTCCCCCCTTTCCTGGGTGAAAACCCAGCCGTGCACCATGTGACAGAGGGCTGAGCTCTGATGGGAAACCGTGTGGGCTTTCTCTATTACATTATGAGAACAGATTTCCGGTGTTAACTAGTAAACATGCATGCAACAGGCTGATCCTCACCAATGGGAACCAATTCTGAACTGGGAATATTTGTAAGTTGACAGTAAAGACGCACACTTTGAACTGTGTCACAGTCTTTATTTAGTCAACACCTGCAGGTGCCACAGAAATCAGACAGATACAGAGATCACACTCACGGACTCATAATGCTGTTCAGCTCTTCACATCAAATCGCATCTTAAAAGATCCTTtcaaaaaagtttaaaaatgcttgtcaaaataaaaacgTATAAATGGATCTGACAGATCAGCTATTAGGGTTTGATCACAGCAAAGTCCATCCTGGTGAGTGGCAGAGAATAAATCAAAGGAGTAAGAAAAACAAGATTTCCAAATCTGTCGTTTGGCCTCATCTTCTTCCAAGAAAGTAGAAAGTAAGCTGGGCCGATGTAACCACTCATGAAATTACAGTTtctatgtaaatatatatatacacacacacacacacacgcacacacccacactttATACAGCTTTTCTTtcaatgaaaaaacattttttaaatttcatttttgctATATCACACTGGCACATTACTTCAATTTAAATGGTCAACATTCTgagaaatgcatttatttgctttatgttGAAGATGAAAGAGTAGATACTACTCTCATTTATTAACTGTCAAATGTGAGGCTGCAGCTAGCagctgttagcttagcttagcttagcacaaagactagaaACTGAGGGAAACTGCTAGCCTGGCTCTGATGGCAGCAGCATCCCCAGCTCTGCTGCTCTACAATTAAGCATgctatcatttttttttttttttaaatcatattctGGAATATTTAGTATGCCAAATTCACTATTCGTTGTTCCCCAAATTTTAGTAGTAGGTGAAAATTTACGGGACCATTTCTCGAATGGGAGCCAACACTCCACAAAGTGACAAAGTGAATAAACCCAGTTTGTAAAGGGATCCTTCCATATAGCTGGGTCCACATCATAGGGGCCGGGGGGCCAGCCACAGGTgatactgtacttcagtacagTTGTGCAAATGTCTAATAATTTACTGATTTATCAAATTAACAAGCCACAGCAAATCAGTTATCCTAACATAGTCAAGAATCAGACAGATTACTTCTATCTTAAGTATCTCAGTGTGCTCTGAGCCATGAAGTCCCACGAGAGTGGTATTGATCTTCACATCTTAAACTCTCTGccagaaagcaaataagcagaTTTCCTGAAATGTCAAGCTTTTCCTTTAAATCTCGTTTTACAAAAAGCACTTCATTGTAAAGAGTAAAAGTATGTTGTGTAAAAAttaaagtactgtatttaaatggtTCTTTGACCATTCTGAGACCACGCGTCTTCATTTGGAGAGTGTGCTTCAACatttaaggagaaaaaaaaacaaacaaacaaaaaaaaaaaacatgatgttcCTTACAAAAAAACAGATTACATTCTGCATGCTGTACTGAAGTTAGGGAGATAAGGGCCAGGGGTGGCTCAATACATCAAAAGTTATTACATGGATGAGTTTACTCCAATGACGACACAAGAACCTcccaataaaaaataaaaaataaaaattacaccAGCACAGAAATATGTTGACACTGTTTGACAGTTTTAGATTTTTCAAAACTCCTCTAAATGAAAGGTTTAATGTATAGACAGGTGGTGTAGTGTGTGATAGTAAGGGGACAGGGCACATCTACCCAAAGCAGAGGAATGTAGGCTCTgaacagaaggagaaaacagTATGGCAGCTTGgcttcactcttcttcttcactttttttttttccttctagaAGAAGCGACCAGAGTACTGCCTCACACTGAAACAAGAGACAGACGACGGTAAGGACATTTAATGATAACATttagaatatttattttaacagggGCATGACACAGGTCAGGAGCTGTTAAAACTGGATGCTGAAAACTGTTAAGACATTTTTCATGTGGAGTGCAATtgtaagtttaaaaaaagtatgtCAAGGTCAAGGCTGAAAATAAATTCTGTCTGCAAGAAGCAATATAGCTGCCGAGACCAGCTAAGCCATTTAGTGAGGGGgtgaaagaaatgtgtgaagtgaaaagtgCTTTAAAAGGAAATAcggctataaaaaaaaaggctcaacACAGAGGTAGAATATACAAAAACTGACAGTCAGGAAGGAAAGTCAGGtttgcacaaaagaaaaacctaaTAATCCTTGTTTTAATTACCAATTAATCTGCCTATTACTTTCTCACAATGAATTGTTTTGTctataaaaatacttaaaatgtcCAGACTTACTTTCTGCAGTCTGACAGACAAGATTTTATCAATTACAGATAATTAAGTAATAGTGTACAGTCTTCCAAAACCTTTGTGTTCTAAATTTCATAAATGTACACTTGGGGACGGTTAAGTTAAGTTTAAACTATTCTTTTTAAAGCAGTGATATAAAGTTATTTTCTTCTATGCAGCCCAGAGGAGCCCACACAGCTCCGCTCTGATGATTTTAAGTATTTCTGGAGAAATCACAGCCGCACATGCCTGTTCTGCAGCAGGTACTGGGCGTTTTGGATCTGGTCCTGTGTTcctgtgatggtgatgatgcGGTCCTCGGAGCCCTCTAGTGGTTCATCAATCTTGATAGATGCCCCAGACTCATGGCGGATCTGCTTGATCCTCTGGCCGCCCTTGCCAATGATGGAGCCAGCAAGCTGCATAACAACCACACAAGtagttttcctttcattctttGCTGTAAGAGTCGTGTGCGCTTCAGTATGAACAGATGCATTACTTACGTCTTTTGGGATGGTGACTTGTGTTGTGATCACTGGACCTCCTATATCACTGTATGACCCTCTACCGCCTAGAAG encodes the following:
- the LOC113158567 gene encoding guanine nucleotide-binding protein G(q) subunit alpha-like gives rise to the protein MILSSIGACCLSPEAKEARRINDEIERELRRCKKESRREFKLLLLGTGESGKSTFIKQMRIIHGRGYSDEDRKGYTRLVFQNIFTAMQAMIQAMNTLQIPYKYEQNKANASIVNAVDGENVTTLTNLHVDAIKSLWSDPGIQECYHRKREYQLSDSAKYYLNDIDRIADTAYLPTQQDVLRVRVPTTGIIEYTFDMEKVVFRMVDVGGQRSERRKWIHCFEKVTSILFLVALSEYDEVLAESANENRMEESMALFQTIITYKWFRKSSIILFLNKIDLLEEKISYSHLVDYFSKYDGPQRDVKAAKEFILNMFLCLNSNEKKIIYSHFTCATDTNNIRFVFRAVKDHILQENLEVYNLV